Genomic window (Helianthus annuus cultivar XRQ/B chromosome 3, HanXRQr2.0-SUNRISE, whole genome shotgun sequence):
GTGATTTGCTTGAGTGTTCAGCTCtcataccaattgtaagtccagaGATCTTCGTAGGATATCACAAAACATTCAAGAGTGTAGAAAACAATTGaaagtgtcaagaacaagagaaaATAGGTTGTATATTCAGATTGTACACAAGCTAAATGCTTGTCTGGTACAATTCGTTCAATAATCAAAGCGCATACAACCAACAACTCTAATGCTTAACCCTAATAATGAACTAAACATAACATTACATAGGGTCCACATATAAATCGGCCCACATGGCCTAACCCAAGCCTACTAGAAAACAAAGTCCAATAACCTATAAGTGTGTTTGATAAATACAATAAGGTCTTACACTAACCTGTCGTGCCACGCGATGTGAGAGTCTTTGACTCTCACGTGGCGCGAGGAGGCACAATCCGCAGCTGGTTCTTCCCAGCTCGCGGGTTGGTCATATTTCTCTACCTCTTCTACCCCAATCACCTCCTAAGCCATTTATGACTAACCCTAATCAATGCCATTATAAATAGGAGCCGCCATACACTCCTAAACACATTTCAAACATTATAAACACTTCCAAAACATCAATCTAGCTCAAAATATTCAAGTTCTTGGCATATTGCACTTGTGTTCAAAACTGTGAGTTTGAACACATTTCTTCTATCTTTCTTCATGTTTTCTTACTTTAATCTCCTTGGACAACCTCTAAGGATGTTACCCAATGTTCACCAAGGTGTAACAAGGTGGTACATCACCAAACTTGAGGTCCAAAGTCAgattatattttctatttttataaaacttttacAACTTGTTTGTTCTTTGTTCATCTTGTGGAAATCTTGCACCATCCTTGTTCCCAACTAAAATCATGTTGTGGGGTTTATGTTATGGTAAATTTCCAGAAGATTAGAGGTTCATAACCTCAAATACTTGTTGTCCTAAAAGGTCCTAAGTGAGCTACAAAGTGTTGCAACTAGCCAAGCCTTCAACCTTCAATGTTGAAAGACTTGTGTTTTGGGTAGGTGTGAACAATGGAAACCTTGGTTCTCCAACTTAGATTCCACTGCTCAGTTGTTACTTAGTAAACTGGTTAGTCCATTCCCTAAGTCACCAAATAACTTTCAAGTAGACAAAGTGAACAAACTACACCAAGTCTTCAAACATTATCAATGTTTGAAATGCACTCGTCTAGTTTactcacttggttgttttggagaATTAGGAGATTTTATTTTGTTCATATTCATGACCAACCAAAATTATAAATTCAATTGATgattttgtgctttggtgaatccaTATAATAAGGTTAAATGGATGGAAATTCATCCTACCTCCTTGCATGACCATAACATGGTACTTTATGATACTTATGACGATTATACAAGCTATACAACTATAATATATATCCAATAAACTGAATCTTAACACCAACCAAACTCATGATTTAATGTTATGCCCTATGGTAAACATTATCTTGGATTATGATTTCTCATACTTGGACTTCCAATGGGCGAAATAGTTCCTATGAAAAACACATAAACATTGTGTCCAATTTGAGTGTTTTAACAAGATAACATTTATGTAGTTTCATACTAAGATACAATTCCGCATACGAATCCTAATCCAATCCATCATACTTACACGCCTTATTTATCCTTGAAGGCTAACTCGGTGTTCTCAAACTCTCAAACACATCAACTCACTTACGTGGAACTTCTACACAAAacgtgagtatacatgacccctttttattttaatacactttgggtgcaatatAAATTATCAAACTCACACTTACACCATCAATCACAGGATTCAATCAACCAATCCATTTATACATGCTAATGTGTTATACTTTAGGATACTTACATGCTAGAAGCCATTCTTGCACATTATTTGTCATTAACTTCATGAGTTatccttaacatgtatagcgctataagAGAAGCTCACTGCCCTTAGGAAGGGTCTATGATAAGTTATTCAATCAAAAGGTCTTGTTAACTTCGGTGACAAGATTACGCAACGTGGACGCAATTGGTTTGACATCTATTTGTTGCATGCTAGTTTATGTATCTTATGCCTTAGTGTACATTTTATGGCATGTTTGGATTGACTCAAATTTTTATACGTATGCTAGTAGACAATCTTGTATGCTCACCAATGCTTTATGTATTGACCGTTACTCTAATATATATTGTAGGAAATTTATGATGAGACGTTTCAAGAAATCTATTAGGATGCACTTTGAAACACACTATTTAAATTTACGTATTTCCTTGTTATGTTGTATTTCCAATTATTGTATTCCACTTTGAGACATTGTacaactttcatcaatgaaattTTGAATCATTAAATCATTGTCATTCATAACaagttatgatgttttgagcaatctAGTTCATCTCACTCCgatatttccgccatcggttggggtgtgacatttatggTGAGATCACCAACCCTAGGGGAGCTCTCCTAGGGTTGGAAATGAGATTAATAGGTTAGATGTGTACTCATATATTTGTTTGATTCAAAGACCAATTCGTGACGATTCGAGGACTAATAAGTGGTATCAGAGTGAGGTACTGAATCAGTTTGAAATAATAACCAATCGATTCACTCGCTTTTGAAATTTCAATCAATTTGATGTTTTTGCTGCAACAAGATGTTaatttttgaggccaaaaggaGTTTGTTTAAAGTATGTGCAAATTCAAAAGTTATCAGATGTGGAAATTTGCAAATTCGGAGTTAAAGGTTCTAAATTACACATGTTTTATATATTTTGTCACTTTCTAATTAAAATCAGATTCAAATTTCTGGCAAATGCAacatcaaatcttgatttatatGTAATCAAATCAAGAATCTTCATTATCAAGGTTTGAGTTTTTATTCTCCATAACTTCATTAGATTCAAGTTCGATTCTCGTTCATCATCCTCGCATTTGTTCTTCTTTTCACATAGTAGTGTGTGAAAGTGAGTAGGGAAAGAAACAAAGTCTGAATTTCCTGCATAATTACCATTGTTCGGTGCGTGCACTTCCTCCGTGCTTGCACTTGAATATGTGGCGCAGAGCAACTACTTCTGATGCGTTCACTTTTGGATGTTGGTGGGTACACTTCTAAATGGATGCGTACACTTTGAACTTCAATCTGAGTTTGATGTCTAAATTAGATGAGGAGTGTTTAATTTTGCTGGTGACGAGATACAATTTTTGTGGTCGACGTTAAAGGATTCTGAGATTTCCATTTGCGATGGAGATCAAAAGATGTTTTAGGTCCGATTGAGTTTGCTAGAGGAAGAAGACGAATGGCAATTAAGGATGAGTCTACGATGAAAAGTGATGGTTTGCTTGAAAGGAAAGTCAAATAAGAGAAATTAATTTTGAAAGCTAGGTCATAAAATCAAATGAAGTTCACAAGTGGGCCATGGGTTTATTCGAAATTCGTTGGGCTGCCATTTAACAAATCTAAGAAATGGGCCGAATACACATTACTAGTTTTGTTTGAACTAGCCATGACTTTCCAAGTCAATTAAATGTGGGCTAATGCAAGACTACAAGCATATTGTGGAAATGGTCCTGGTGAGTGTTTATGGACCGATAATAGTTTTTATGGGCTCGTTCAAGTTAAATATATGCAAAGCAAAGGGGGAGTATTGAACTGgttattttgaaataaagaaagcTACGTACATTTGGTTTGATATTTTGTCTAAAACTCTATTTTTACAACATGAGTTTCAGGAATTTTGGCCTTTGGAATATTCATCTAGGCTACGAATATGTGAGATGGATACTTCATAAAAAGTTTCGAGTTCTCGAAGGATTCATTCACATGACGAATCAAACTATTTGCTATTTCTTCCGCTTCATAAAAGCTACGAGTACCGGAGATGGGTGATTATAGCTAAGAGTACCTGAGATGGGTATTTCATAGTAGGGGGAGAAATATTTGAAGACATTTGATTCATAATAACAAGAGTTTTGTCATGTGTGTGATGAAGTCGGCTACACGGGGTTCATTAGTGGAGGATTAAACCTATATTAGATGCCAAATATAGTAGAGAGATCATGCATAAAATTTACGTAGAGGGAAAGTTGCGGATTTAGTTGGAATCTCGAATTAATTAGGAGAGACTACAATTGAGGGGGAAAACCGAAATGAAAGGGTCCGGGTTATTGGTGGATTTCTAAAGATGTGTTACAAGGTGAAACTTCCTTGATATCATTAGTCAATGGTGGTTTGTAAGGCTCAAAATGTGACTTGTGATTATCAAATAGAAAGTGCATGCATGGACTAATTGTGTTCGCATGGGGTGCGAACATTATGATCTCTTACTATGAATAGGGCTTACATTGTAGTATTTAGATATATGTGTGAGTTTACGATGAGATCACCAACCCTAGGGGAGCTCACCTAGGGTTGGAGATGAGCTTAATAGATTAGATCTTATCTAAAATTAAACCTTGATTACCGACGAAAGCCTGGGCCTACACAGACAATGAACTACCGAGGGAGTGACCATCAGTAATATGCTCGCCCACCAAACTAACAAAATTTTGAAATAAGGCGCCCTTTTTTAAAATGTTTAATATCTTTTTGGGGTGTTCAGTAATGTTACAACTAGCAGagcatgaaaaaaaaaacccgatAGCAAGAAGTTATGATACATTAGAATGAGTCACATCAAAATCTAGTTTAGTATTTTGAATTCATCATTATCATTTTTCAGGATTTTCCTTCATTAAGGTAATTCAAGATGTATTTTCTTTTTCTTGTAAAGATATTATAACACATAGGATATTGAACCTCGTTAGTTTTATTAATAAGAATAAATAAACCCACATTAGCAATATAACCATGAAACATGTTCAACAATATATGTTGATAAAGATGATCATAAGAAATAATGTCACATATAAGTTACTACATCCTTGACACGGCAATGTTGCTGGGGTTTGGTCTCTCAAACAGTCTTAATGGCTgccaatcatcatcatcaatcgcGGAGAAACATTTGCGCACCATTTCCTCATCGACTAGCTCTAGTTTCGAAGGTGACCACTGTCAAAATCATAAAGGGTCAATGATGTCAGTTACTAAATACACTAAGAACAAATAACTTTCAAAATAACTACATTATTAATATAGATATTTTGTATCCATTTTAACCATTATATAAGAAAAGATGTGATCAATTACCCGTGGTTTCCTATCTTTGTCAATTAGCATTGCTCTTGGACCCTGCAAGTGAAATTCTCATTACTTTGCTTTTAAACAACAATAATATTTATTTGAAAAAACAGTAAAACAAACATTTAATAATGTATCTAGTATAAACAAACCTCGTAAAAATCAGCATCAACAGTTCTTCGAAGAAGATGACTAACAACAAGATGTTCGCGAGCAAGGCAATGTTCAAGTTTCTGTGATCGTCCTTCTCGAATCTAGGGAAACATGAATAACTTAATCAAAATTCAACTCATTTTGTTTGTAGTTCATGTGGATTAACTTTATTCTGGTTTACCAGTTTTAATGCAAGTTTAATGCATAGAGGAGAAGCCGATTTGATCGATTTTATGGCATCAAAGATCCATTTTTCGTTTCTGTCAACAGCGAAAGTTTCCTACAAGAAAGCAAATATAAATTATAGTCAATTTGTAtttagaagtttttttttttgtgaagtgTAAAATAATTATGTAGCAATTTACTGAACTTACCAATGCTAATAATATATCTTCTACAGTTTCCTTTGAGAAACATTTGTTGATTATTTCAAGCCTAGCATCACACATTGGTATAGGTCAGTTACACATATATCTTTAATGCAATAAAGAGATTAGTACAAATTTATTTTAAAGTTAGTATTCATGTTTAATGTTAGTATTCATGAAAAAAATGTGACTTTATTTTTCCATatgaataaaatatattaaaagtgTGACTTGTAcattaaaaattgaaaaaaataggTGGGGAGTTAAGGAGTTTTCAAGTATGAAGGACAAAAAAATTAATTACTTTCAATTTGCATTTTCTGTTTTAATGTCTCTCTCATTTGCAATAAAGAGATTAGTACAAATTTATTTTAAAGTTAGTATTCATGAATAAAATGTGACTTTATTATTCCATACGAAGAAAATATATTAAAAGTACTTGTACATTAAAAATTGGAAGAAAAGGTGGGGAGTTTTCAAGTATGAAGGACAAAAAATTAATTACCTTGAATTTGCATTTTCTGTTTTAATGTCTCTCTCATTTGCATAATTATTAATAATTTCAGAGATTTTTGTTGTGTTCTTTGCATCTGATGAAGCCATCATGCTAAGTGCATTCTCCAGTGAAGCTAGATCCTATAATTATTCAAAGAAATCAAACGACGAGTTAATAGTGTGACAAAACGACCACTTTTTAGTGTTCTCCAAATACTTATATCGACGGCGAGTTACCTTCGAATGTACAAAGTGGGTCGCAAGACCACATTGAACCAGTTCAATTCCATTTAGTCTTACCCCGGTGAGCGCCACATATTCGCCTACAAATTCAAGAAAAAAGTATTAATAATGAACAAACAGAAACTTGAATATCAAGCAATAGATTTATGTTTTCGGAAGAAAAATTATATTACCAAAAAACCCTGGAAGTCGTGACAAAAAATGAGAGGAACCAACATCTGGAACAGATCCTATTGATGCTTCTGGCATTGCAAATATCGTGTTTTCTGTCACAATTCTAAATGCTGCATGCATTGATAATCCAGCTCCTCCTCCCATTACTATTCCATTTATAATAGCGATCTATGGTTTATCAGAAAATCATAGATCAGAGgttatacatacacatacataactATCAAGTATTTGACATATGTAACAGTAAAAGTTTATGTAAAAGATGTTGTTACGTATGTAAACATAGgaattttgtttatttaaaaaaaaaccactcgatgtttttttaatgttttttttctcaaaatgataaaaaaaacatGCAACTTACTTGCACTATTttttcatttgattttttttttttcattgagTTTCATGGGTTTTCTCAAATAAAGTGGGTTTTCAGTTTATCCTCTTATTAGGTTCATTATGAATAACCCTCTTGATTGTGAACGCTAGTGAACTAATCCTatcccttgattatcaatacacaagtgtaaatcaatgacAAGGATTTGATaatgaaaatacactagtgtattttacaaTTTGATGATTTAATCAAACGTCAGGATTTATTCACTCAGTttacaaatacactagtgttcactctcaAAC
Coding sequences:
- the LOC110929138 gene encoding probable 3-hydroxyisobutyryl-CoA hydrolase 3 — protein: MALSVSNKEESMVTTEGISGGMKVILNRPRKLNALNYQLIVQMLRMLESHEYDPTIKFIILKGNGKAFCAGGDVTSVMTLTNAGNWSFGANFFRKQYSLDYLLGTYKKPLIAIINGIVMGGGAGLSMHAAFRIVTENTIFAMPEASIGSVPDVGSSHFLSRLPGFFGEYVALTGVRLNGIELVQCGLATHFVHSKDLASLENALSMMASSDAKNTTKISEIINNYANERDIKTENANSRLEIINKCFSKETVEDILLALETFAVDRNEKWIFDAIKSIKSASPLCIKLALKLIREGRSQKLEHCLAREHLVVSHLLRRTVDADFYEGPRAMLIDKDRKPRWSPSKLELVDEEMVRKCFSAIDDDDWQPLRLFERPNPSNIAVSRM